In the genome of Nonomuraea sp. NBC_00507, the window CTCTCCCTGCGGGTGATTCCCCGCCAGGCCGACGAGTTCACCTGCTCGCGCTGCTTCCTGGTGCACCACCGCAGTCAGCTGGCTTCTGAGAAGAACGGCCAGCAGGTCTGCCGGGAGTGCGCCGCCTGATCGCCGTGGCTCAGGGTACGACAGCAGCGAGCCGGCGAACCCTGAGCGGTCGACAATGAGGACGGAGGCATCGCGTGGCCGTACCGGAGAACGACCGTCAACAACCGGGCAACGAGATCGCCGACCCCGACAAAGAGGTCGGCGAGCTCGTCGGTAAGCTCGCCGAGCCCGGTGAGCTCGAGCCGGCCGAGCGGCGCAGGCTGCTCGGCCGTCTAGCCCAGGCTCTGTCCGCGGGAGCGAAAAGGGCACGCGTGACCGGCGCGGGCCGGGGCCGCTGGCTGGCAGACGTCTTCCTCAACATCGCCCCGCGCATTCCGATCCGCGACCTGCACACCCTCTCCGAGCATCATCACGGCCTGACCGGCGAGCAACTCGCCGACGACCTGGTGCGCACGGCGCAGAAGGCCACGATGACGGTGGGCGCCATCGGCGGAGCGCTCGCGGCGGCCGAGTTCGCCGCACCACCTCTCCTGCTCTCCGCCCCCGCGCAGCTCGTCGCCGAGACCATCGTCGTCGCCGCCATCGAGGTGAAACTCCTGGCCGAGCTGCACGAGGTCTACGGCGTACGCGTCGAGGGCACCGGCACCCAGCGCGCCTTCGTCTTCACCTCCGCCTGGGCCCGACAACGCGGGATCGACCCCCTCGCTCCCGCGTCCGTCTCCCTCGCCTTCGGCGCGGCCGCCAAGACCGCCCTGCGTAACCGCCTCCTGCGGACCCTCGGCCGCCATCTGACCACGCTCGGCCCGTTCCTCACCGGGGCGGTCGCGGGCGGCGCGCTCAACAGGGCCGCCACCAAGAGGCTGGCCGAGGCCGTGCGCAATGACCTGCGCGGCAGGCTGCCCCCGCCGCCGCGCCGGGACGAGCTATCGCCGTAGGCCGCCGAAGGCCATCTTGACCAGCGCGTCGGCCAGGTCCTCTGCCGAGGCGCCCGGCACCGGCCGATACCACTCCGCGATCGAGTTGACCGTGCCGAACAGCAGCCGCGTCAGCAGCGCCGGGTCCACGTCAGGGCGGACGGTCCCCTCCTCCGCCGCGGCCCTGACCAGCCCGCCGACGAAAACGTCGAACTCCTGCCGCCGCTCCAGCGCCGCCACCTCGGTCGCGCTGTTGCCGCGCACCCTGAGCAGCAGCGTCACGTAGGGCAGCCGGTCGATGAGCAGCCGCACGCTCTGCCGCACCACCCACTCCAGACGGTCGATCGCCGGGCCCGTGGCCGCCCGCTCGTCGGCGGTCAGCTCGAACAGCCCGTCCAGCGCCCGCTCGAGCGCCCGCGCCAGCAACTGCTCCTTGCCCGGCACGTGGTAGTAGATCGCCGACTTGGTGACGCCGAGCGCCCTGGCCAGGTCCTCCATGCTCGTCCCGTCGTAGCCGCGCTCGTTGAAGACGCCCACGGCGATCGACAACACGGACTCGGGATCATGTCCGCGCCGGCGCGAAGGGGTGGAGATGGGGGTAACCATATGCCTAATTATCCTGATGCGAGTCAGTAACCCGTCTCAGCTCCCGGCTCCGGCCGCGGAACTCCGCGACCACCTGTCCGTCCGGCCCGCGTACCGAGATGTCGTAGATGCCGCTGCGGCCGTAGCGGGTCCGCTCGGCGGCCTCGGCCACCAGCACGTCGCCCTCGCGGGCGGGGGAGACGAACGTGATCTCCGCGCCCGCCGCCACCGTCACCGGGCCGCGCGTATTGCACGCGCAGGCGAAGGCCGTGTCGGCCAGCAGGAAGACGTAGCCGCCGTGGCACAGCCCGTGCCCGTTGATCATCTGGCCGGTCACCGTCATGCGGCACACCGCCCGGCCCTCCGCCAGCTCCGTCAGCTCGATGCCCAGGGCCGCGGAGGCGGTGTCGGCGTCCATCATGCGACGCGCGCTTTCCAACGCAGGTCTCCCTTGTCAACTGACCGAATGTTCGGTAAACACTTCACCGTCTGGTCGATCTCTGTCAAGACGGTGAGCAACCATGTTCGAACAGCACCGCGACACCCTGGAGAAAGCCCTTTCCGCGATCGCCGGACGGGGATACTGGAGCGCCTACCCCGAGTCGCCG includes:
- a CDS encoding TetR/AcrR family transcriptional regulator, coding for MVTPISTPSRRRGHDPESVLSIAVGVFNERGYDGTSMEDLARALGVTKSAIYYHVPGKEQLLARALERALDGLFELTADERAATGPAIDRLEWVVRQSVRLLIDRLPYVTLLLRVRGNSATEVAALERRQEFDVFVGGLVRAAAEEGTVRPDVDPALLTRLLFGTVNSIAEWYRPVPGASAEDLADALVKMAFGGLRR
- the paaI gene encoding hydroxyphenylacetyl-CoA thioesterase PaaI, producing the protein MMDADTASAALGIELTELAEGRAVCRMTVTGQMINGHGLCHGGYVFLLADTAFACACNTRGPVTVAAGAEITFVSPAREGDVLVAEAAERTRYGRSGIYDISVRGPDGQVVAEFRGRSRELRRVTDSHQDN